In one Oncorhynchus masou masou isolate Uvic2021 chromosome 23, UVic_Omas_1.1, whole genome shotgun sequence genomic region, the following are encoded:
- the LOC135510574 gene encoding uncharacterized protein LOC135510574, producing the protein MSLNTFHLMETLKNSPSVFRRRFRRDRTESLSHGDPLFKVHYLGTEKIFSLDLQQAQDAIARLLDGASNGKKLSKDHALVVRPRYVEVKELSTGRQLTKTYLQDIAYCAADATRPNVFLYICKHHGQQLHCRVFWCSRAERARDMTACLAHSFQRALNDWQGDGDVGLGGSTDTLTPEKDGVKEGEDMPSTTTNPKSSIQPDSCGRVRWKKRSSMSRSPLRAMTRKGSASDIWH; encoded by the exons ATGTCTCTCAACACCTTCCACCTGATGGAGACCCTCAAGAACTCCCCGTCTGTTTTTCGCCGCCGCTTCCGCCGTGACCGCACCGAGTCCCTCTCCCACGGCGACCCGCTCTTCAAGGTCCACTACCTGGGCACTGAGAAAATCTTCTCCCTGGATCTACAGCAGGCCCAGGACGCCATAGCCCGGCTGCTCGACGGGGCCTCCAACGGAAAGAAACTGAGCAAAGACCATGCGTTGGTGGTTCGTCCACGCTACGTCGAAGTCAAAGAGCTCAGCACTGGACGCCAGCTCACTAAGACGTACCTCCAGGACATTGCCTACTGCGCGGCCGACGCCACCAGACCCAACGTGTTTCTGTACATCTGTAAGCATCACGGGCAACAGCTGCACTGCCGGGTGTTCTGGTGCAGCCGGGCAGAGCGGGCACGGGACATGACGGCCTGCCTGGCACACTCCTTCCAGAGGGCACTGAATGACTGGCAGGGGGACGGGGACGTTGGGTTAGGGGGAAGTACCGACACGCTGACCCCAGAAAAGGAcggggtgaaggagggagaggataTGCCCAGCACCACTACTAACCCCAAAAGCTCCATACAACCAGACAGCTGTGGAAGAG TCCGTTGGAAGAAGAGGAGCTCCATGTCTCGTAGTCCACTGAGAGCCATGACCAGGAAGGGCTCTGCCTCTGACATCTGGCACTGA